Proteins from a genomic interval of Nostoc sp. PCC 7120 = FACHB-418:
- a CDS encoding nucleotidyltransferase domain-containing protein, whose amino-acid sequence MFPLITHFEELLKNIQPPQERLDAARDLPPLVREYIAKSKDFPTVYPHSRLAGSYAQKMAVGDVKDVDTLIRVPGDPKANEPEAKRLIQDMKKLLDGLPKALGFEGYAEAEIEVERARRSVHVYFKGKDFHLDFVPCIAPDGFESVLYVPDRGFNKWIASHPIGYLNLLNELQEKHDHKVKPLGKLLKHFRDCQMKSRKPKSYWLGALLVYHIQKNTLDMTQPLAVLFYELLDAIYRQYDHLLYTSNVATPNLPDPILGHNISWNWSRTHFETFMRRINEGRNWAAKALETDDREKAIKYWQKIFGEEYFPSEVETAASQLAKAGLPGKSYVSSTGLILPSQPASGLYTSTIATKFHGIDQG is encoded by the coding sequence ATGTTTCCGCTTATCACACACTTTGAAGAACTGCTCAAGAACATTCAACCACCCCAAGAACGCCTTGATGCAGCACGCGATTTGCCACCCTTAGTCCGTGAGTACATTGCCAAAAGCAAAGATTTTCCCACTGTCTACCCTCACTCTCGACTTGCAGGCTCATACGCCCAAAAAATGGCAGTAGGTGATGTTAAAGACGTAGATACCCTAATACGTGTCCCTGGTGATCCAAAGGCAAATGAACCAGAGGCTAAACGATTAATTCAAGATATGAAAAAGTTGCTTGATGGCTTGCCAAAAGCTTTGGGCTTTGAGGGATATGCAGAAGCGGAAATAGAAGTAGAGCGGGCACGCCGATCCGTCCATGTCTACTTCAAAGGCAAAGACTTCCACCTAGACTTTGTTCCTTGCATTGCACCAGATGGATTCGAGAGTGTGCTTTACGTCCCAGATCGAGGATTCAATAAGTGGATTGCATCGCACCCCATCGGGTATCTCAACTTACTCAATGAGCTACAGGAAAAACACGACCACAAAGTTAAACCACTTGGCAAGCTTCTGAAGCACTTCCGTGACTGCCAAATGAAAAGCCGCAAACCCAAAAGTTACTGGCTTGGCGCTCTGCTGGTTTATCACATCCAAAAGAACACTTTAGACATGACACAGCCATTGGCAGTCCTATTTTACGAGCTTTTGGATGCTATTTACCGCCAATACGATCACCTGCTATATACTAGCAATGTTGCAACCCCAAACCTCCCCGATCCGATCCTTGGTCATAACATCTCTTGGAACTGGAGTCGCACCCACTTTGAAACCTTCATGAGACGGATTAATGAGGGACGGAATTGGGCAGCTAAAGCTTTAGAGACTGATGATCGGGAGAAGGCGATTAAATACTGGCAAAAAATCTTTGGAGAAGAATATTTTCCATCAGAGGTAGAAACCGCTGCGTCTCAATTGGCTAAAGCGGGTTTACCTGGCAAATCTTACGTCAGCTCTACTGGTTTAATTCTACCCAGCCAACCTGCTTCTGGTTTATACACTTCAACCATTGCAACCAAGTTTCATGGGATTGACCAAGGCTGA
- a CDS encoding CD-NTase-associated endodeoxyribonuclease Cap4: MTESEHLTPSLLEPQSRGGDIAEGGFSFQEQVMLARIPAWLAQDGFTAMIREGIGDVEAKFFVPGRGFAIEFLEVKDHTLQPSKFLNEIQRFREVDAGSPNTYQQFILVAAGVSRDLEPLVNGLRRVRNPQDFYEENSTVKENSFKEYTRLVKKIGGTEQDAFFIFEKVIVEADWNTAKSHGEALFKQSLADNLSEYEDLSFKTFDNIYNHLGTFIRQRKNQIITRKELETKLREKIPPSQLPALSPILIYTAIASENNPEHHGLCFDWAPFSGGETRAIAPSQQWNRLLIELQDTRSWIEKYRNTKRIRLAGNRRLAACLAIGSVFSAVRGYAIEMEYREEVWATDAHPTQETPVYPLAHQMIGGTGTRLVVSIGILRDIIPEVEVNLEKYGLTGEPLLHIRGEHPIISPQHANNAVGGIKKLIVNNLVCIGGKEIHLFFAGPAHLALFLGHRLDATAPVTCYAWVSNGQYSKTFQLFSGISS; encoded by the coding sequence ATGACAGAGAGTGAACATTTGACTCCCTCACTTCTAGAACCACAGTCTCGTGGTGGTGATATTGCTGAAGGTGGCTTTTCCTTTCAGGAGCAAGTCATGCTTGCTCGCATTCCTGCTTGGCTAGCTCAGGATGGCTTCACAGCTATGATCCGGGAAGGAATTGGAGATGTAGAGGCAAAGTTTTTTGTACCCGGCCGTGGGTTTGCGATAGAGTTTCTTGAAGTTAAAGACCATACACTCCAACCATCTAAGTTTTTAAATGAAATTCAACGGTTCCGAGAAGTAGATGCTGGTAGTCCAAACACCTATCAGCAGTTTATACTTGTAGCAGCAGGAGTTTCCAGAGACTTAGAGCCTTTGGTAAATGGATTGCGCCGCGTTCGTAATCCTCAAGATTTTTATGAAGAAAACTCTACAGTCAAAGAAAATTCTTTTAAAGAGTATACCCGCCTAGTCAAAAAAATTGGCGGCACAGAACAAGATGCCTTTTTCATTTTTGAAAAGGTGATAGTCGAGGCAGATTGGAACACTGCAAAATCTCATGGCGAAGCTCTTTTTAAGCAGTCTTTAGCTGACAATCTGAGTGAATATGAAGATTTATCTTTTAAAACTTTTGATAATATTTATAATCACTTAGGCACATTTATACGACAGCGCAAGAATCAAATTATTACCCGCAAAGAGTTAGAGACAAAACTGCGAGAAAAAATTCCTCCCAGTCAACTACCAGCCCTTAGTCCCATCCTGATTTACACAGCCATTGCCTCTGAAAATAACCCAGAGCATCATGGATTGTGTTTCGATTGGGCCCCTTTTTCTGGTGGTGAAACTCGTGCGATTGCCCCATCCCAACAGTGGAATCGCTTACTCATTGAACTACAGGATACTCGAAGCTGGATTGAAAAGTATAGAAATACTAAGCGAATCAGGCTTGCTGGCAATCGTCGTCTGGCAGCATGTCTTGCAATAGGATCTGTCTTCTCAGCTGTTAGGGGCTACGCAATTGAAATGGAATACCGTGAAGAGGTATGGGCAACAGATGCTCATCCCACTCAAGAAACCCCCGTTTATCCTTTGGCTCATCAGATGATAGGCGGAACAGGAACCCGCTTGGTTGTTAGCATAGGTATTCTTCGAGATATTATTCCTGAAGTCGAAGTCAATCTGGAGAAGTATGGACTCACAGGTGAGCCACTGCTTCACATTAGAGGAGAGCATCCTATTATTTCTCCACAACATGCCAACAATGCCGTTGGAGGCATTAAAAAATTAATTGTCAATAACTTAGTGTGCATAGGCGGTAAAGAAATCCATTTATTTTTTGCTGGGCCTGCTCATCTTGCTCTGTTCCTGGGACATCGCTTGGACGCTACAGCACCAGTCACTTGCTACGCATGGGTATCTAATGGTCAATACTCTAAAACATTTCAACTCTTCTCAGGAATTTCCAGCTAA